A DNA window from Schistocerca gregaria isolate iqSchGreg1 chromosome 2, iqSchGreg1.2, whole genome shotgun sequence contains the following coding sequences:
- the LOC126327724 gene encoding larval cuticle protein 16/17-like isoform X2: MKCIALCLVVAVSYVLADTKPIEVISREEVHDAAGQYSLTYQTANGITVVEHGELKPTPDGKDHVLIKSGQYQYTSPEGKPVDIKYKADEFGYVATGDAIPVAPVA, translated from the exons ATGAAGTGCATCGCT CTGTGTCTGGTCGTCGCCGTGTCCTACGTGCTGGCCGACACCAAACCCATCGAGGTGATCTCCAGGGAGGAAGTCCACGATGCTGCCGGACAGTATTCGCTCAC GTACCAGACGGCCAACGGCATCACGGTGGTGGAGCACGGCGAGCTGAAGCCCACCCCTGACGGCAAGGACCACGTGCTGATCAAGAGCGGCCAGTACCAGTACACCAGCCCCGAGGGCAAGCCCGTCGACATCAAGTACAAGGCCGACGAGTTCGGCTACGTCGCCACCGGAGACGCCATCCCCGTCGCACCCGTCGCCTAA
- the LOC126327724 gene encoding larval cuticle protein 16/17-like isoform X6, which yields MKCIALCLVVAVSYVLADTKPIEVISREEVHDAAGQYSLTYQTANGITVVEHGELKPTPDGKDHVLIKSGQYQYTSPEGKPVDIKYKADEFGYVATGDAIPVAPVA from the exons CTGTGTCTGGTCGTCGCCGTGTCCTACGTGCTGGCCGACACCAAACCCATCGAGGTGATCTCCAGGGAGGAAGTCCACGATGCTGCCGGACAGTATTCGCTCAC GTACCAGACGGCCAACGGCATCACGGTGGTGGAGCACGGCGAGCTGAAGCCCACCCCTGACGGCAAGGACCACGTGCTGATCAAGAGCGGCCAGTACCAGTACACCAGCCCCGAGGGCAAGCCCGTCGACATCAAGTACAAGGCCGACGAGTTCGGCTACGTCGCCACCGGAGACGCCATCCCCGTCGCACCCGTCGCCTAA